atgaacaaaaacaacagatgaaTGCGTTTTTTTAATCTCTAAGTAGTCTCCAGGCTTGATTAATGAAGAACTGTTTAAAATCTGTTTCAGTATTCAGTGTAGCATCTGTTCATAGTGGCCCCAGACGAAGATAAACCCGTCAAACTCTGCCTCACTTTCTTTGCTGTGTTGGTTTCTGAGTGTTTGTCCTGTCAGATCAATCAATACATTGATTAATACATTAAATGTGTGATTGATTAGAAGCTGTTTCCTCTCCTGGCAGCAGCTCAGATGAAGCTTTCTCAAATCCCAGTCTGTCTGTGTTCAGCAGGTCATCAGAGAACTGCTTTACCCACAATCCAGCAGGCAGCTCAGGTGTGAGGCTCTGTTCTCACCACCAGATGGCGTCAGATCCAacagaaccagaggaggagggaaCCTGTGAGGATGAAGGCTTGGAGATTCATTCAGAGGGACAGAAACTGGTCCGGAAACGAGTCCAGGACAGATTCCAGATCAGATGTGTGATGAAAAAAACTACTCAATTTAAATGTAACGACCACAAAAGAATGTAAAACGATTCAAGATATGAtgtaaaacaactgcaaaaagtgtaaaatgaccaaaaatgtgacaataaacaAGTACAAAGATATCAAAATTGACACAAATGTGACACCAAATGTCAAatgcaaaacgaccaaaattAAACGcacaaacagccacaaataTTCCGAAAGCGACCAATATGTGATGCAAAACAGCTACATTAATATGAAAATTATCTAAAattctaaaatatgaaacaaaacaagcacaaaatggATGTTAAATGACCACAATGTGATGCAAGACAacctaaaataaatgcaatctGACAAAACAATGTGTAAATCGACCAAAAcctgacacaaaacgaccacaagaACTTATATAATGTCCTAAATGTCATTCACAACgatcacaaaaagatgtgaaatgactaaaatatgactcaaaatgaccacaagatttaacacaaaaccacaaaaacctgtaaaacaacaaaaatatgatacaaaacaagtacaaaaagacataaattgtgtaacaaaacaactaaaaaaaggatgttaaatgaacaaaatttcacaaagcgaccactttttaaatttttttctggttttcaaACATGGCGCCACCTTCTGACGACTCTACACAATTTATTTCCTCTGAATCAGCTGACGGAAACAAGACTAATCTACGTTTTAGTGTTTAGTTTTCTTCTCAATGTTTCAGAAATTTGCTTCCAATTGAGCTTCACAGTTCGATGTTCTCTTTTATGGTTGTTAAGTAAACATTTGAGGAGTATGACCAAGAGGTAAAGGTGTCTACTCGGCCTCCAGTTTCTCCAGATCTTAGTCCGACTGAGTGTCTTTAGGAAATATGGAGAAACAAATCTGATCCGCTTTATAACTTCCAACACTTTAGCGATCTGTTGCCAATGTGTCGGCGCCTGAAACCACAAAACACCTTCACAGGTTTGTGGAGGCCTCGACCAATCAGAGAAGGAGAGACGGCTGGGTTTAATGCCGTGGCTCATCTGAACCGATGGAGACGTGACTGTGTGGGTACGTCTCCGTGGTAACCGGGCATGCTGCTTCCTGTGGTGTCACACTTAAAGCAGTCCTCCCACTGAGCCGGTCTGTGGGTGTCGGTGTCCCCACATTGTCACCTAAACCAGAGTCAGGGTTCAGTCCTGGGTTAAAAGCCGGTCCCCTGTAGGGGGTCAAAACAGGTCTGTGtgtgtcacacactgaggaagttattgattattgattaatgtTGTCTGTCTaacatgacatttttgcattttgaggaCATTGATTACCGATATATTGATCGTGATTGTCTCACATGATCCGTGCATTGTGAGGACATCGTTAATTATTGATACATTGATTATTTTTGTCTCCCTCACACATCTTGTGCATTGAGAGGACATTATTATTGATATATTGATTACTGTTGTGTCTCAcgtaacgttttgcattgtgagGACATTATTGATTACTGACATATTGATTATTGTCTGTTTGACAAGGCATTTGTGCATTGAGGacattattgattattgattcatacatttttattgacgGTGTCTTACATGACTTGTACTGTAGAACCTTATTGATTACCTATATATTGATTCATATTGTCTGTGTCTGACGTGATGTGCATCGTGAGGACATTATTGGTTGTTGTTTGGGTCATGCGTGACGTTTTCACAGGGAGACGACAGTATTGATTATTGATATTGTGAATATTATTGGAAGTGTCTCACATGTGTGCATTTTGAGCACATTCTTGATTATCTATGTTAATATTCTGTCCTTAATTGTAAGGACATTATTGATtactgatatattgattattgTTACCTCTCCTACGTCATGTTCATTGTGAGAACCTTATCAATTACTTATTCATTGATTAGTGTTGTCTGTGTCTACATGTGCGTTGTGAGGGCACTATTGATTATAGCTGAAGTGTTTATGACACTGCGAGTTGTGAAACGCCACTGACATCATGAGTTGTGACCTTCAGCGAGCCGACAGCAGATGATGAGATGGAGCCTTAATCCAGAGAAAAGCTTTTCTCatcaactttattgatcccagtGACTGATTCAGGTCGCTGCAGATTACGGAGCACTTCATCTTTTCCATCTTCATCATCAGATTTACAACAGTTCCCCGTGAGTCCATCGCTCAGTCTGATTGGATCAGCTCTGTAACCATGGAAACTCAGAAGGATGCcgtctgtatttatataaagAAATGAAGGTGCAGTGCATTCTGGGAACAGACAgcctctgtcttcctctctggCTGTAATTTCAGGCCTGAAGTCTTGTTTTCTATAAAGCATTTGGATTATTTCAGCTTGTTACTGTCAGACAACAAGAACGACGAGCATTTATGAAACCACTAAGAGTCTAAACTCTGTCAGACACACATCTTAAACTACACTGAAGGTTTGTGATATAAGGATTGCTGCAACAGATTTTAAATTCCTCAATTTAACTCTTTAGCACTACAAAAGATGACAGAGtgaaccaaaacaaccacaaaaagatggaaaatgaccaaaattaaatGCAACTGACCACCAAAAAGACAGCGTgcagcaaaacaaccacataaagacataaaaacggcaaaaaatCTGTTGCAAAACAAACTCAGGGAgaagtaaaaaatacagaagtGTTATGCAAAATAAcctaaattaaatacaaaaagatgcaaaatgaacaaaaagtgatgcaaaacaacaacaaaaagatggaaaacgaCCAAACTTTGATGCAaattgaccacaaaaagacataaaacgactAAAATTTGCTGCAAAATGACCCCAGAGAGAGAATAAATTACcaaaatgtaatgcaaaataaactaaattaaatgtaaatgtccACAGAAAggtgcaaaatgaacaaaaggtgatgcaaaacaaccacaaaaaatgtaaaatgtagcaaaaactgaaaaaaatgtatgcatGCGACCACAATGCGACATAAATTAAATGTTATTGAGCACTAAAAAGACACCGCATGCtgcaaaaccacaacagaaTGACATAGAATggcaaaaaagttgcaaaatttgaccgaaaataaactaaactgaatGCAAATGACTACAATAAGCAGCACAATAAacaaaaagtgatgaaaaacaaccacaaaaaggtgtgaaacaaacaaaatgtgatgCCAGACAACCAAAATCAAAtctctgcagcagctcatttttctattttttctacTCAACACGACAGAAGACACTCATTAAAGTTAGAATCACTTCTTTATTGATCTGCAGAAAACGTAGAACATCAAACACAGTTtcctctgaaaaaaataaacgttTCCTTTAGCTTTACAGTGAATCATAAAACTCTTTATTTACAGATTCTCTTGTTTTCCATCAGCGAACCAGACTCCAGTATTCTAACGTCCACATGATGCTGTAATAAAATAGAAGATACTTTAAGATAGAATTTATTAAACtagaaaacagcagctcagagacacgctttatttcacatatttatAGTTTAgaagctgcttctgtttttacagactTTAGACGGTTGAGGatccacacagaaacaaactgaagaCTTCGACATTCACACTTCATGCTGCTggattattgattgattgattgattgactgattgaacAACATGAAGCAGAAACTTCAACAGCAACTCTTTAGAATCTGTATATATTGTTGTTCCAgctggtttgtgtgtctgttgttgtaCCTGAAGAAGCTCCGGAGCCTCAGTGTGACATCATCACATTCACCTGCTGATGGCGGGAAAACGTCACAGGTTCACTTCCGGTGTTTCACTAAAATCAGGGAAAATCAGTCTGCAGTGCGTTTAAGGACACCGGAAGTTCTGAGGTTCACTGTTGGTCTTTGGATGGCTGAGTCACCTTCAGCCAATAGGAGCCCTCGGTGCTGTCACGTGTCTCTATCAGCTGCTCAGGTGAGGTCACAGGTGAGGTCACAACACTTCAGTATTGATGGATGATCAATAATCAGCACTGAGCTGTTTTTAAAGTAGCCTGAGAGTCTGAAGGTCCCTGCTTTAGAACCTCTGCTGGGATCAGTCTACGTCCTGGAGCTGCTGGATGGTCCTGGTCCGGTCCTCCTGCTGGACCCGGTCCTGATCCGGGTCCTGGTCCGGCTCCGgctccaggtccaggtccacgCTGAGTCTGCGGCTCTTCAGGGCCGTGCTGTAGTAGTCCAGGTAGTCCAGCGGCTCCTCGGGTCCGTCCATCCAGCGCAGACACAGGATCCTCTGGAAGGAGCGCCGGAAGTTGTCGGACAGGAAGCCGTAGAGCAGCGGGTTCGCGCAGCTGTTGGCGTACCCGAGCACCACGGCCAGCTGGCTCAGCGTGGGGTCGTGTCTCTGCAGGAACACGCCCACGAGCTGCACCACGTGGAAGGGCATCCAGCAGAGCACGAACACGGACACCACCACCGTCACCATCACCGTGATCTTCCGCTCCGAGCGCCGCCGCTGCTGCCATCCGGCCCGCAGCGCCACGGCGCGCAGCTGGCTGAGGATGAGCGCGTAACACAGACAGATGGCGAGCACGGGCAGCAGGAAGCCCATCAGGAAGGCGTAGACCGCGAACGCCGCCATCCAGCGCCGCTCCGGTTCCGGCATCTGCATGTTGCAGGCCACCGAGCCGTCGGAGTTGGGGGCGGTGGAGGAGAAGAGGATGATGGGGAGGATGACGAGCAGCGAGAACAGCCACACGCACGCGTTCACCAGCTTGGCCACGGTGGGCCGCCGGTACCGGGAGGCGCGCAGCGGGTGCACCACGGCGATGTAGCGGTCCACGCTGAGCACCGTGAGGCAGTAGATGCTCGTGAACATGTTGATGGCGTCCACGCTGAGCACGACGCGGCACAGCGCGGCGCCGAACGGCCACCGGCGGAGCAGCGCGGCGGTGACGACGAACGGGACGCTGAGCATCAGCAGCTCGTCCGCCACCGCCAGGTTGAGCAGGTACAGGTTGGTGGCCGTCTTCATCTTGGCGTACCGGAAGATCACGTAGATCACCATGGAGTTCCCGCCCAGACCCACCAGGCACACCACCGAGTAGATGGACGAGATCAGAGCCGCGCTGCCCGCGGACGGAGCCCCGCCGCCCGCCTCCGAGCCGTTACCGGAGCCGTTCACCGGGAACGAGAAGGAGCCGTCGTCCAGGGACACCGGGAGAGGAGTAGAGGAGGTGTTGAAGGTGTCGAGCTGCATCACGGCGGAGGATGAAGATTCATCCAAAAACTGAGCCTCCGAATGATCCGGTTCAACCGGAGAGAAGCTCCGGTacagagaggaggggggaggaggagaggaggggggtcATCATCATCTCATCACGTTATGGAAACAAACCTCCTCCTTCTGCTGCTGACAACAGGATCAGCTGATCAATAAGTCAATCAGTTAATCAATAAACACGATCACCCCATAAAACAGACAAACCTCTGAAGTTAAACAGTGTAAGAGAACAGGCAGGAATCCAGGAGCCAATGGATCACCACTTGTTCTTCTGCTCTGTTTAATTGATtatcagttatttattttaatttttgtctttaagtttttctatttttgaagGTATTCCAGAAAAAAGCCACTCTGAGgatttattgtgtttaaatattaaatgacatCATGAATCTGCAGTCAGAACAACAGAAAagataaatgattaaaatgcagGAAGTGGATCAATAAGAGCAGCGGGAGCCTCAGAGAACAATGAAGGTTCTGATGGAACCAGGAGGAGGTTCTGCACAGCGGTGACACAGGAGAACCATTCAACGTCTAATAAAACCTTATTGTGACATAAACTGACCAACAGAAAGACACAGTGTgatgcaaagaaaacacaaaaaattattttaaaaattcatgcaaaattacattaaattaatgacaaaattatgtaaaataaacacaaaaagatgcaaaaggaacaaaaaacatgcaaaacaaccacaaaaagacataaaactacaaaatgtggaaataaacaaCCTAAATTTAAtgtaaacaaatacaaaagacTTAAAAGGACCAGAGGGAAGTAACATtcccaaaatttgaccaaaaataatctaaatgaaatgcaaatagccacaaaagatgcaaaaaaaacccacaaactttgatgcaaaacaaccacagaaagatggaaaatgaccacattgtaacacaaactgaaaaaaaaacattgatgtAGGCGACCATAAAACTAGATACTAGATACTCACTTTGATGAAAACTAATCAAAATTAAATGTAACTGACTACCAAAAAGACACGGTTTGCTGccaaacgaccacaaaaacgcataaaacaacaaaaatttgtTGCAAAATGCTCAAAATTTGACCCGAAACACTGTAGATGAAATGCAAATGACGACAAACGGGCATAAAACGACCAAACtttgatacaaaatgaccacaaaaagacataatataataaaaattggtcaaaaaaacaaccaaaattaaatgtaaatgaaaacaaaaagacaaaacgactacaattttctgcaaaacaaccagaaaaagatgcaaaaaacccacaaaaggtgtaaaacaaccaaactttgatgcaaaatgatcacaaaaagatggaaaatgaccaaaatgtaacgcaaactgaaaaacaatgtGTGTAGCGACCGTGAAACGACCAACTAAACCTTACTGTGACTAAAGCTGATCAAAACTAAACTTTATTGtccaccaaaaacacacagtgtGCTGCAGAACGACCACCAAAAgatataaaattacaaaaaaagtgtCATGAAAACAGcctaaattagattaattaatgtttaaatgaataGTCCTACCGTAATGTCACGTCACCATATAACTGTAGAAAAAATGAGGAACCTTCAAAAGtctgaggaaccagaggaacccTTAGAGAACCTTTATTTcactgagtgtgtttgtgttcttgttttaattaaaggtcagttaaaaagcagcagaaatgagcTCAGACCGGATCATCAGATGAAGATCTGACGTTCTCTGACAGGAACTGTAAAAACGTCCCGTCAGAATAAAGTCCTGCTCAGATTTCTGCAGAAGCTGCGACAGAACGACGTAGTTGGAGTTGTGTAAAGAGATTTCTTTCAGATTTCAACATCAGTGTTGAGCAAGAAACAGTCGGACAATCACCAAATGTCATTGACTTTTTCTCTAAAACgttttttgtagattttccaTTATGTCAAATCTTCATTGTAAgaaaagctgtcagataaatgtagtggaaGGAGAAAGTAGCACAACATGGAAATACTGAAGTAAAATAGCTCAGAATTATACTCAAACACAGTATTTGAGTCAGTAGGGTTAGAGTTAACCCTCCACCACTGCAGTCAGCCTAATTATTTAGTTTGTGTTAATCAGTGCCAGAATTATATGAACTGACTGATAAACcgttaaaatgacagaaatgttaaTTCTGATGGAataaatcaactttttttcccGGTTTTCCGTCTGTTAAAGagttaaaacaaactaaaatcagtttaaaatggACCGAACAGTTTGGATGCTGGTGATAAATTCCAACAGTAAATCATCTTTAGGTGGACGGAGGCGGTTGGAAGTGAACCTCTGGGGGGTTTGGTGGGGGGGGGGCACCATCTCATCTCCCCAGTCAGCGGCAGAGGGGTGCTGTGAGGAGTTATTTCCTGTCTGAACATTGCTGCTCTTCAGGAAACAAACTGCCAAGCGGAGTTTGTAAACACACAGTGACCGCTTCCTGTCCGGTAGAAGCACTTTAAGGAAGTgaccaaaagtatgtggacacagAACGCTGCAGCTTCATCTGATTGTTATTACGGTGGCTTCAAAGGATGTGCGAGTAATTATGGCAACGCATTGTGTAAGCAGATACCGAAATACAAACGGAAAAGTGCTGATTTGTCTGGAATGAAGAGACAACCTggccaaaagtatgtggacagcTAAATGTGAAACAATATGCGGCTGTGTGTCCACATAGTATTTACACAGAGACCGTTATTCTAGTCGAAACCATCTACAATAACTGAATAAACTCTGTTACCAAAAGTATATGGACAGCTAAACTTTTCATTAATACAAAACTACTTTTGGCGACACGGAGAAGggtgtccacatacttttggccATGTTAAAGTTAACACTGAGACACATCAACATTTTTAAAGGTTCACAGGTTTCTGatgctgaaaacagcaaaaatctaaataaacagtttaaacTCCAGCatcattatatttaaaaaagtttaatttaaaactcaaacagaaacacatcagatCCATCGGCTGATAAAACTGGACTAATGGAACATTTTAATTAGTttccagcagttttttttttcaactgggAAAATACgaaaacagaaacagctgaaaaaaacattcaagtTCAAGAAGATTATTAATGTGCCACTGAAAACATATTAAgtacatttatataaaaattaagattttaaaaaatatgaatgccACTTTTTTATCATATGTCCTAATGAGTAATTTGTCTTTAAATAACgaacaatatttaaaatatttaaaatatataacttttagtttaaaaaatgaatttaaatgcatttaatgtttaatCTGTTATTTCCAGTCAGGAACCAGTCAGCTGATTGGGTTAATTACaactaattattatttatatagtggtAGATTCTTAATGAATCCAATTAGTATTCAATTACAGTGAACCAAAGAAGCTCCAGAATATCAACACAAATACTGAAGGAGCAGTCTGCCTGTCAGACAATGTTCAGGGATTATTTTACCAAGTGGGTGCCTTTAAGTAAACAGGTAAAAACCAGGTGAGTCTGGTTGTTGTATTTGAACTGCAGAATTAATTTACTTtaggaaaaaatacagaaaacaaacattttcaataGTTTTTGGAAAATCTGCTTTAACGAGTCAGACGTTTGATGAGGTTTAAGTTTAAAATCTCTAATGCACTTTTATATTCTCATACAACAGTAAACGCACACTGATGATGTCATTGAACACGGCCAATCACGGCGCTGCTGCCTCATGTTGCTGTCTTCTCGTTGGCCGTTTGGAAGGAGTCCTTTTCCTGTTTGCTTTTCATCGCCATCTTCTCTGCCGCCTTTATGGCGCGTTTCTTAGACCTTCTCATCAAGCAGCATTTTACCGTCACCGCGAcgaccaccaccagaaccaccagcgCCGCCACAGCGATCAGAACCGGGATCAGGATGCCCGACAATGCGCCGCTGTCCTCGACCGTCACCTGGTCCTGGCAAGGCGGAGAATCTTCGTCGTGCTGTTCCCCGTCGGCGTCAGAGCAGACGCACCTGTAGGAGCCCTCGGTGTTCACGCAGGAACGCCTGCAGGGGGAGCCGTCTGGGTTGGCGCACTCGTCCACGTCCACACAGCTTCCGAAGGCATCTTTCTGGAAGCCATTTGAACACTTCAGGCAGGCGGTGCTGAAGTTGACCGGTAACCCGTCCAGCGTTCGCCACATGGCAGGTCGACCCGAACAGAGCAGGTTCAGCCTGACGGTAGACCAGCACTCCACCTGGACCAAGCTGCTGTTGTCAGAGTCCAGAGTAAGGAAGCGGGTCTCAGGGATGCTGGGATGCTGACATACATCTGACATCACATCTGGAACAGAATCAGGACCCAATTCAGGTTCTGGTCCCTCCGTAGTGAGTTCAGGTTTTAGTGTAGCCGGCTCAGGTTCTGCTGTTGCAGGTCTGGGTTTGGGTGTAGTTGGTTTGGGTGGTGCTGTTGTAGCTGGTTTACGTTCAGGTGTTGCTGGTTCAGGGTCGGGTTCTGGTTGTGGATTTACAGTGGCCTGTTCACCCTGAGGAGACCCACCTG
This is a stretch of genomic DNA from Acanthochromis polyacanthus isolate Apoly-LR-REF ecotype Palm Island chromosome 1, KAUST_Apoly_ChrSc, whole genome shotgun sequence. It encodes these proteins:
- the clec14a gene encoding C-type lectin domain family 14 member A, with the protein product MAGWLFCCWTPLWIVLFLLSNVSADPSSSSKYTLHQTRANFEDAMQRCSPGVLTTIATQQEVDDILKLIIDSVPLQENFTFWVGLKKAKNQCVVLSQPLKGFRWTENSSEESQVSRWAQQPAETCTGVLCAALMGKFDGSTVSWGLIPVTCKSSYHFICKLKNRPTGGSPQGEQATVNPQPEPDPEPATPERKPATTAPPKPTTPKPRPATAEPEPATLKPELTTEGPEPELGPDSVPDVMSDVCQHPSIPETRFLTLDSDNSSLVQVECWSTVRLNLLCSGRPAMWRTLDGLPVNFSTACLKCSNGFQKDAFGSCVDVDECANPDGSPCRRSCVNTEGSYRCVCSDADGEQHDEDSPPCQDQVTVEDSGALSGILIPVLIAVAALVVLVVVVAVTVKCCLMRRSKKRAIKAAEKMAMKSKQEKDSFQTANEKTAT
- the sstr1a gene encoding somatostatin receptor type 1, yielding MQLDTFNTSSTPLPVSLDDGSFSFPVNGSGNGSEAGGGAPSAGSAALISSIYSVVCLVGLGGNSMVIYVIFRYAKMKTATNLYLLNLAVADELLMLSVPFVVTAALLRRWPFGAALCRVVLSVDAINMFTSIYCLTVLSVDRYIAVVHPLRASRYRRPTVAKLVNACVWLFSLLVILPIILFSSTAPNSDGSVACNMQMPEPERRWMAAFAVYAFLMGFLLPVLAICLCYALILSQLRAVALRAGWQQRRRSERKITVMVTVVVSVFVLCWMPFHVVQLVGVFLQRHDPTLSQLAVVLGYANSCANPLLYGFLSDNFRRSFQRILCLRWMDGPEEPLDYLDYYSTALKSRRLSVDLDLEPEPDQDPDQDRVQQEDRTRTIQQLQDVD